ACCCCGGTCGTCCGGCTCAACCGGGCGGTGGCCGTCGGGATGGCACGCGGCCCGCAGGCGGGCCTCGACCTCGCCGACGAGCTCCACGCCGACCCGCATCTGCAGGACTACCACCTGCTCCCCGGGGTCCGCGCCGATCTGCTGCTGCGGCTGGGCCGCTCCGCGGAGGCCCGGCGGGAGTTCGAACGCGCGGCGGACCTCGCCCGCAACGTCGCCGAGCGGGCCTTCCTGCGCCGCCGGGCGGCCGAGGCCGCCGCCCCCGAACCGTCGGGTACCACCCTCGGCGACGCCGCGCGGCGGTTCCTGACCCGCCCCGAGTTGGACGCGCCGACCGTGCGCGCGTACGGCCAGACCCTGCGACGGCTCGGCCGGACGCTGGGGGAGGGGCCTTGCTGGAGGCGCTGACGGCCGATCAGGTGGCTGCGGCCTTCGGGACGGCCTGGGGATCGGCGGCCGCCACCACCTGGAACCGGCACCGCGCCGCCGTCCGGTCCTTCGGGGCCTGGGCGTCCGTGCCGCACCTCGCCGACGGCCTCCGCCGGCGCCCTGTCGCGCGCACCCGCGCGATGCCGCTCACCGGAACCGAGGTGGCCGAGCTCTGGGCCCGGCCCGGTCTGCCGCTGCGCGAACGCACCTTCTGGCGGCTGCTGCACGATTCCGGGGCGCCGGTCACCACCGTGCTCGCCCTGGACGTGCCCGACCTCGACCTCGACGACCGCTCGGCCCGCCCCCGCAGCGGGGGCGCCGCCCTGCACTGGGGCGAGGCCACGGCCCGACTCCTCGCGGAGCTGCTCGCCGGCCGGGCCGCGGGCCCGGTCTTCCTCACCGACCGGCGGCCCGGGCCCGCGCGGACCCCGCCACCGGCCGACCTCTGCCCGGAGACCGGCCGGAGCCGGCTTTCCTACGAGCGCGCCGAGTACCTCTTCAAGCAGGCGAGCAGTCCCCTGGACCCGGCCGGCCACGGCTTCACCCTCCGACGGCTCCGGCCGCTCGCCCAGCCCGCCCGGGGCGCCCGTGGGTCCGGCGGTGACGCTCCCTTGCCGTCGGCCTCCGAGTGCGGCAAGGTCTCGATCATGCTGGAACTGCGGACCCTGAAGTCGGACGACTGGCCGGTCTGGCGTGAACTGCGCCTGGCAGCACTGGCCGAGGCCCCGGCTGCGTTCGGATCGACGCTGGCCCAGTGGGAGGGCGCCGGGGACCGGGAGGAACGCTGGCGCGCCCGCCTGGAGATTCCCGGCGCGCACGACGTCGTCGCGGTCCTCGACGGCCGGCCGGTGGGCATGGTCAGCGGCGTCCCGGCCGACGAGCCGGGCAGTGTCGAGCTGATCTCCCTGTGGGTCAGCCCCGCCGCCCGGGGCCGGGGCGTGGGGGACCGCCTGATCGGGGAGGTCGAGCGGTGGGCCGTGGAGCGGAAGGCCGGCACGCTGCGGCTGGCGGTGATGCCGGACAACGGTGCCGCTGTCGCGCTCTACGCACGCCACGGCTTCGCGGACACCGGGGAGCCGGGCGATCTGCTGCCCGACGGGGTGCGGCGCGAACGGGTCATGGCCAAGGCCGTGCCACCTGCGTGACGCTGCGTCAGGATGTCGGCCCGTCCTGGCCTGCCACGGTGAGCACGGTCTTGCCGGTGGCGTGACCGTCGTGGACGTGGCGCACCGCCAGGGCGGCCTCGCGCAGGGGGTACGTCCGGTCGAGGAGCGGGTCGAGTCGGCCGTCCGCGGCGGCCTGCGCGAGGTACTGCAGATCCGGCTGCCGCGGAACGGCCATCAGCCCGCGCAGCCGCTG
The Kitasatospora paranensis genome window above contains:
- a CDS encoding GNAT family N-acetyltransferase; translated protein: MLELRTLKSDDWPVWRELRLAALAEAPAAFGSTLAQWEGAGDREERWRARLEIPGAHDVVAVLDGRPVGMVSGVPADEPGSVELISLWVSPAARGRGVGDRLIGEVERWAVERKAGTLRLAVMPDNGAAVALYARHGFADTGEPGDLLPDGVRRERVMAKAVPPA